The following proteins are encoded in a genomic region of Fervidobacterium pennivorans DSM 9078:
- a CDS encoding AAA family ATPase: MGSFVNPFKIGKTYTPENFIDRKEEYSYLCNAVESGNNVVVVGPRRFGKTWLLQKFIVESGYPVIYLDLFGSFSLKGFVQKMMKQAYELLKGKNPMSFVGRYLKHIAKHVSFSFDVGGISFSIDNDLSDEVLIEQMYELLEGVQKDLKKKLVVVLDEFQAYKSINEKLPESLRSLYQTQKDVVFVFSGSMKHMIEELFFEESGVLYHSCLRVDIGKMLPEDESVEYIVEKFNSTGKKITLEDAKRIYGLTKGHPYFLQLLCYELWDKAGELISKEEIDVIFDGLCERESYGYELIIETLEYKYLKNVLKLISEQTDGYFSIANLQKYKIPNATTLNNLLKKLTERGIIEKFGRGKYQIIDPLFERYVMVRME; this comes from the coding sequence ATGGGGAGTTTTGTTAATCCGTTTAAGATTGGCAAGACGTACACTCCAGAGAATTTTATTGATAGAAAGGAAGAATATAGTTATTTGTGCAATGCAGTTGAGAGTGGGAACAATGTTGTGGTTGTTGGTCCACGAAGGTTTGGTAAAACTTGGTTGCTCCAAAAGTTCATTGTTGAGAGTGGGTACCCTGTAATTTATCTTGATTTGTTTGGTTCTTTTTCATTGAAAGGTTTTGTGCAGAAGATGATGAAGCAGGCATACGAGTTGCTGAAAGGTAAAAACCCTATGAGCTTTGTGGGTAGGTATCTTAAGCATATTGCAAAGCATGTGAGTTTTTCTTTTGATGTTGGTGGGATTTCGTTTTCGATAGATAACGATTTAAGCGATGAGGTACTCATTGAGCAGATGTATGAACTATTGGAAGGTGTGCAAAAAGATTTAAAGAAGAAGTTAGTTGTTGTGCTCGATGAGTTTCAGGCTTATAAATCTATTAATGAGAAGCTACCGGAAAGTTTGAGAAGTTTATACCAAACGCAAAAAGATGTAGTGTTTGTTTTCTCAGGTTCAATGAAGCACATGATTGAAGAGTTATTCTTTGAAGAGTCAGGGGTTTTGTATCATTCGTGTTTGCGAGTAGATATTGGAAAGATGCTTCCTGAAGATGAGAGTGTTGAGTATATCGTTGAAAAATTTAATAGCACTGGAAAAAAGATAACATTGGAGGATGCAAAGAGGATATATGGGCTCACGAAAGGACATCCATATTTTCTCCAACTTCTGTGCTATGAGCTATGGGATAAGGCAGGGGAGCTGATAAGCAAGGAAGAAATAGATGTTATTTTCGATGGCCTTTGTGAAAGGGAATCGTATGGGTATGAGTTAATAATTGAAACGCTTGAATACAAATATTTAAAAAATGTGCTAAAATTAATTAGTGAGCAAACAGATGGTTATTTTAGTATTGCCAACCTTCAGAAATACAAAATCCCGAATGCCACTACGTTAAATAACTTGCTTAAGAAGCTTACCGAGCGTGGAATAATCGAAAAGTTCGGTAGGGGAAAATACCAAATAATTGATCCGTTGTTTGAAAGGTATGTGATGGTGAGAATGGAATGA
- the wecB gene encoding non-hydrolyzing UDP-N-acetylglucosamine 2-epimerase, with protein sequence MRIGIVFGTRPEIIKVAPVYLKAKEMEKDGIEADFICTGQHREMVDMMKGIFNVEADIDMNIMTANQTLNEVMYKVVRGFEELLKERHYDWIFVQGDTTTAMAAALAAFNRGVKVGHIEAGLRSGDLYDPFPEEMNRRVIDQVSEKMFAPTQRAKETLLKEGFDEKRIIVTGNTVIDAQMYVVNHFDLESVRKKIIDHENYFLVTLHRRENIGQRMRNILRALRKFSEKEGIEIVFPVHKNPKVRDIVYTELDGCKNAHLIEPVDYVELTALLKDAKFVATDSGGIQEEAPTFGKFVVVCRKTTERPELIESGFGILAGTEEESVYAALNRAVRFVPGTLKNPFGDGYASERILSSVLR encoded by the coding sequence GTGAGAATAGGTATTGTTTTTGGTACAAGACCAGAGATTATTAAAGTTGCACCTGTATATTTGAAAGCAAAGGAAATGGAAAAAGATGGCATTGAGGCTGATTTTATCTGCACTGGTCAGCACAGGGAAATGGTCGATATGATGAAGGGGATTTTCAACGTTGAAGCGGATATCGATATGAATATCATGACAGCAAATCAAACGCTCAATGAGGTGATGTATAAGGTCGTTCGTGGATTCGAGGAGTTGTTAAAAGAAAGGCACTATGATTGGATTTTTGTTCAGGGCGATACAACTACGGCAATGGCAGCAGCACTTGCTGCGTTCAATAGAGGTGTGAAAGTTGGGCATATTGAGGCAGGTCTTAGAAGTGGGGATTTGTACGACCCGTTCCCTGAAGAGATGAATAGGAGGGTTATCGATCAAGTTTCCGAGAAAATGTTTGCACCAACGCAGAGAGCTAAGGAGACGCTTTTAAAAGAAGGGTTTGATGAGAAAAGAATCATCGTTACAGGCAATACCGTAATCGATGCTCAGATGTACGTTGTAAATCATTTTGACCTTGAGAGCGTGAGAAAGAAGATAATAGACCATGAGAATTACTTTCTTGTGACTTTGCACAGAAGAGAGAACATAGGTCAACGAATGAGAAATATATTGAGGGCGTTAAGAAAATTCTCTGAAAAAGAGGGGATAGAAATCGTCTTTCCAGTGCACAAGAATCCAAAAGTTAGAGATATTGTATATACTGAATTAGATGGCTGTAAAAATGCGCATTTGATAGAACCCGTTGATTATGTGGAGCTCACCGCTTTGCTCAAAGATGCGAAGTTTGTTGCAACGGACAGCGGAGGAATCCAAGAAGAGGCACCAACGTTTGGAAAGTTCGTCGTTGTGTGTAGAAAGACAACGGAAAGACCGGAGCTGATAGAGAGCGGATTCGGAATATTGGCAGGTACAGAAGAAGAAAGTGTATATGCTGCTTTAAACAGAGCGGTACGGTTTGTTCCAGGTACGTTGAAAAATCCATTTGGTGATGGATATGCATCTGAGAGGATCCTAAGTTCAGTTCTGAGGTGA
- a CDS encoding group 1 glycosyl transferase: MKKVLIIGYMHSKYDKRVYRTVQALSKYAKVIYQYVVKEKESEYEEGNVRYVPIEKKSEPTKNILAKLQRRRKFDKQVVDLIKNTDFDVLYMHHFLPSKPIEPFEYAKSIGKRVVYDIHEYHPENFLLTLSGPVGRLKINVVRRLFERQIDLSDKLIFVSPEQMRYSLGERKKDVLVVPNYASIAVCSREKNKEIVFVGKVARALGDEEQAIKKLINEGFIFKIIGMESNVFSNIEHVYTGFLPYDEMMKEISKAAFSLVSFKTIEREDYKNDLWSLPHKFYDSIAAGTPVIVKQSFVSMSKIVEELGIGVVIEPKDVEGSVKKILDAYNNYDKLIENVERHKNKFVWDETKEKEFVEFVLG; encoded by the coding sequence ATGAAAAAAGTTTTGATAATTGGTTATATGCACTCGAAATACGACAAGAGGGTTTACAGGACCGTTCAGGCACTTTCAAAGTATGCAAAGGTGATTTATCAATATGTGGTGAAAGAAAAAGAGAGTGAATATGAAGAAGGAAATGTGCGCTATGTGCCTATTGAAAAGAAAAGTGAGCCTACGAAGAACATTTTAGCCAAACTTCAAAGGCGAAGAAAGTTTGATAAGCAGGTTGTTGATTTGATAAAGAATACCGATTTTGATGTTTTGTACATGCATCATTTCTTACCATCGAAACCGATCGAGCCGTTTGAATATGCTAAGAGCATTGGAAAAAGAGTAGTATACGATATTCATGAATACCACCCAGAGAATTTCTTATTAACACTTTCTGGACCAGTTGGAAGGTTGAAAATTAATGTGGTGAGAAGATTATTTGAAAGGCAGATAGATTTGTCCGATAAATTGATATTTGTTTCTCCAGAGCAGATGAGATATTCGCTGGGTGAAAGAAAGAAAGATGTTTTAGTCGTGCCAAACTATGCAAGTATAGCGGTCTGTAGTAGAGAGAAAAACAAGGAAATAGTTTTTGTTGGGAAGGTAGCAAGAGCTCTTGGTGATGAAGAACAAGCAATTAAAAAGCTTATTAACGAAGGATTTATTTTCAAAATAATAGGCATGGAGTCGAACGTTTTCTCAAATATAGAGCATGTCTACACCGGTTTTCTGCCATACGATGAGATGATGAAAGAAATATCGAAAGCAGCATTTTCCTTGGTTTCATTTAAAACGATAGAAAGGGAAGACTACAAGAATGACTTGTGGTCTTTACCACACAAATTCTACGATTCGATAGCCGCAGGAACACCGGTAATTGTTAAGCAGAGTTTTGTGTCAATGAGTAAGATAGTTGAAGAATTGGGGATAGGTGTGGTGATAGAGCCGAAGGATGTTGAAGGTTCCGTGAAAAAGATTTTAGATGCCTATAACAACTACGATAAACTTATTGAGAATGTTGAAAGACACAAGAATAAGTTTGTTTGGGATGAGACGAAAGAGAAAGAGTTTGTCGAATTTGTCCTTGGGTAA
- a CDS encoding DDE-type integrase/transposase/recombinase codes for MNNSTLSCPKCGSTSLYKNGHDKYGNQQFLCKLCHHSFKLSHSQKRKNFPFPYPKCTSCGKSMQIYKVRRSFVVFRCRACRTKDRVPFNLPEPVTLIPEKFKYFRFPIFFVLKAFVLYMKHNMSYRSLAHSLNIKVSHVTIYKWVIKLCTLFSVLFPTFTIENVFSVHADETVLVFKEQKYYVWLLVDHETNLILCWHVSKYRDMGQVKVLLEKFFGNSKPRNIELITDGLGAYESAVKLLFRNINHVVVPLGKNNQCESKFSLLKDFFRLKRGLKNTKNLAKYIQGFCVVKNLWKTHNGNINRILSQLHSFITTS; via the coding sequence ATGAACAACTCAACGCTCTCTTGTCCAAAATGCGGTTCCACCAGCTTATACAAAAACGGTCATGACAAATACGGTAACCAACAATTCCTTTGCAAACTCTGCCATCATTCTTTCAAACTCTCCCATTCTCAAAAACGCAAAAACTTCCCTTTCCCTTATCCCAAATGCACTTCTTGTGGTAAATCTATGCAAATTTACAAAGTCCGTCGCTCTTTCGTTGTCTTCCGTTGTAGAGCTTGTCGTACCAAAGATAGAGTACCTTTTAACCTCCCCGAACCAGTCACCCTTATTCCTGAGAAATTTAAATATTTCCGCTTCCCTATCTTTTTCGTCTTAAAGGCTTTTGTTTTGTATATGAAACACAATATGTCTTATCGCTCTCTTGCTCATTCTCTTAATATCAAAGTATCTCATGTCACCATATACAAATGGGTTATTAAATTGTGTACTTTATTCTCTGTACTTTTTCCAACATTTACCATCGAAAATGTTTTCTCAGTTCATGCTGATGAAACTGTTCTTGTGTTCAAAGAACAAAAGTACTATGTTTGGCTATTAGTTGATCACGAAACTAACTTAATTCTTTGTTGGCATGTCTCAAAGTATCGTGATATGGGACAAGTCAAAGTATTGCTCGAGAAGTTCTTTGGTAATTCAAAACCTAGAAACATTGAACTTATTACTGATGGACTTGGTGCATATGAAAGTGCAGTAAAGCTGTTGTTCAGAAATATCAATCACGTAGTGGTACCGCTCGGTAAAAACAATCAATGTGAATCTAAGTTTTCATTGTTGAAAGACTTTTTCCGACTCAAGCGAGGGCTGAAGAATACGAAGAACTTAGCGAAATATATTCAAGGATTTTGTGTAGTGAAGAATCTTTGGAAAACGCACAATGGCAATATCAATCGCATTCTTTCACAATTACACTCTTTCATCACTACAAGTTAA
- a CDS encoding D-isomer specific 2-hydroxyacid dehydrogenase family protein — MKSKVAIVNSSSFGKYFPEHVEILQQKFDVQRFDLPPKLSGRELADVLKGFKYIIASTTPFFDSVFFDNVEGLVLISRHGLGYDNIDVGKATEKGVIVTKVRGGAEREAVAEHAIALCMSVLRKVPQSYSKVLQSKWSERQKFFGIELKGKTVGIIGFGNIGSRVAEIVHFGFNADVVVYDPFVAEENMSYVNARKVELNELVKLSDVIFICAKYTKENYHILSTNEFEMMKEGVYIVNTSRGELIDQEALIQALESGKVAGVGLDVVEGEPINGEHPLLRFDNVVVTPHIAAYTFESIKAMGDKVVSDVLRAEERIIPEEVVNVAVIKKLEEEGWKKI; from the coding sequence GTGAAGAGCAAAGTTGCAATTGTCAATTCAAGCAGTTTCGGAAAGTATTTCCCTGAGCATGTTGAAATACTTCAACAAAAGTTTGACGTTCAGAGGTTCGATTTACCACCGAAATTGAGTGGTAGAGAGTTGGCAGATGTTCTTAAAGGTTTTAAATACATAATTGCAAGTACAACACCTTTCTTTGATAGCGTGTTTTTTGATAATGTCGAAGGTTTGGTACTGATATCAAGACACGGCCTTGGGTATGACAACATCGATGTAGGTAAAGCGACGGAGAAGGGAGTTATAGTAACCAAGGTTCGTGGAGGTGCTGAACGCGAGGCGGTTGCAGAACATGCGATAGCCCTTTGTATGTCAGTTTTGAGGAAAGTTCCTCAGTCGTATAGCAAGGTGTTGCAATCAAAGTGGTCGGAACGACAAAAGTTCTTCGGAATTGAGTTGAAAGGTAAGACAGTGGGAATAATTGGATTTGGGAATATTGGAAGCCGTGTTGCAGAAATCGTGCACTTTGGTTTCAATGCAGATGTTGTTGTATATGACCCATTTGTGGCTGAAGAAAATATGAGTTACGTTAATGCAAGAAAGGTAGAACTTAACGAGCTCGTTAAATTGTCCGATGTAATATTCATCTGCGCGAAGTACACAAAGGAAAATTACCATATTCTGTCTACAAACGAATTCGAGATGATGAAAGAAGGCGTGTACATAGTAAATACTTCGAGAGGGGAACTAATTGATCAAGAAGCGCTTATTCAAGCGTTAGAATCCGGCAAGGTTGCTGGTGTAGGGCTCGACGTTGTTGAGGGTGAGCCGATAAACGGGGAGCATCCTCTTTTGAGATTTGATAATGTCGTGGTCACACCTCATATTGCGGCGTACACTTTTGAAAGTATAAAGGCTATGGGTGACAAAGTGGTCAGTGACGTTCTTCGAGCTGAAGAAAGAATAATACCGGAGGAAGTAGTGAATGTTGCAGTAATAAAGAAACTGGAGGAAGAAGGATGGAAAAAGATTTGA
- a CDS encoding gluconokinase, producing MEKDLILAVDVGTTYLKAGLVDAEGNILRSCRNKIRMDVDPSGKAEHNVKDLSRLLQKTMKKVVDGFEKRVAAIVPSTYIFGLMLLDSNNVPHSNMITLADTRIREVMCDFKGYFDRDFIYSRTGMPPTFHTALAKVFWSLRRLQIEDLRKVKFVSCKDYIVLLLTSKLATEPSTASSTGYFNTFTLDWDDDILSFLGISRNNLPEILSPYTVIPLKKEISDYLGLPRDVGVVMGLYDGGAVALASGVFGNKRRAVVNLGTTGMVRVISERPFISSTPMLKTQTLYLCNGRWFPGGSVNNAGSVIEWLRKVLRINLDKFRSHEVKPVKGLLFHPYITGERGLEFGSEAKGMIQGLEYKISAEDILTAALEGISFTLRMMVEPLIEKGIGFERVTVSGGGTKLKQWLYILANVLKKEVEVSRFEEPALVGSTMLGGVSLGWFDSLNDATNHIVKEGMIVTPDQELVETYDEKFDAFLGSLKRMYIEK from the coding sequence ATGGAAAAAGATTTGATTCTTGCTGTGGACGTTGGAACGACTTACTTGAAAGCGGGATTGGTTGATGCAGAAGGTAATATCCTGAGGTCTTGTAGAAACAAGATTAGGATGGATGTTGACCCGTCCGGAAAAGCTGAGCATAATGTTAAAGACCTCTCAAGACTTTTGCAGAAAACGATGAAGAAAGTAGTTGATGGATTTGAAAAGCGTGTAGCCGCTATTGTTCCATCCACATATATCTTTGGTTTGATGTTGCTTGATTCGAATAATGTTCCGCATTCGAATATGATTACCTTAGCAGATACACGAATCAGAGAAGTTATGTGCGACTTTAAGGGCTATTTCGATAGAGACTTCATTTACTCAAGAACAGGTATGCCTCCAACGTTTCATACCGCGCTTGCAAAGGTTTTTTGGAGCCTAAGGAGGCTTCAAATTGAGGATCTAAGGAAAGTGAAGTTCGTGTCGTGTAAGGATTACATCGTTCTTCTTTTGACCTCCAAGCTTGCGACTGAACCAAGTACGGCTTCGTCAACAGGGTACTTCAATACGTTTACCTTGGACTGGGATGATGATATTTTAAGCTTTTTGGGAATAAGTAGAAATAACCTGCCTGAGATACTTTCACCTTACACGGTGATTCCGTTGAAAAAGGAAATTTCTGACTATCTCGGGTTGCCAAGAGATGTTGGAGTGGTAATGGGTTTGTACGACGGTGGAGCTGTAGCTCTTGCTAGTGGTGTTTTTGGGAATAAAAGAAGAGCTGTAGTAAACCTCGGAACCACAGGGATGGTTCGAGTTATCTCAGAGCGGCCTTTCATATCTTCCACCCCCATGCTTAAGACTCAGACTTTGTATCTGTGCAACGGTAGGTGGTTCCCTGGAGGTTCCGTGAATAACGCAGGTTCTGTAATTGAATGGCTGAGGAAAGTTTTAAGGATAAACCTTGATAAATTTCGTTCACATGAAGTTAAACCGGTCAAAGGATTGCTATTCCATCCTTATATAACTGGTGAGAGGGGACTGGAGTTCGGTAGCGAAGCAAAAGGGATGATTCAAGGGCTTGAATATAAGATTTCTGCTGAAGATATACTCACAGCAGCTTTGGAAGGTATTTCATTCACGTTGCGAATGATGGTAGAACCCCTTATAGAAAAAGGCATTGGTTTTGAGAGAGTGACTGTGTCTGGTGGAGGAACAAAGTTGAAGCAATGGCTTTACATACTTGCGAATGTTCTTAAGAAGGAAGTTGAGGTCTCACGGTTTGAAGAACCCGCTCTCGTTGGATCTACGATGTTGGGAGGTGTTTCATTAGGCTGGTTTGATTCGTTGAATGACGCTACAAATCATATTGTTAAGGAAGGAATGATCGTGACACCGGACCAAGAGTTAGTTGAAACGTACGATGAGAAGTTTGATGCTTTTTTGGGTTCTCTTAAACGTATGTACATTGAAAAGTGA
- a CDS encoding FadR/GntR family transcriptional regulator — translation MFEEIDKTQTSEKIVEEIVKLISSGKLKPGQALPPERELASRLGVSRVALREAITSLAMLGIVEKRWGKGNFISEQLNLSIVQRFTKHLIISKQLEIFEVMEARLAIESELAAFAALRRTEEDIERIQKALDKYLNTSRKSIKRVEYDKELHFAIAKAAKNSILESLQNAVMNKAFEVIKITTKVGIAYKNTEEEHKRIVTAIISGNPELSRIEMTKHLLMATERVFSSEKVLDKAVSERLQCLIKGLLTK, via the coding sequence TTGTTTGAGGAGATTGATAAGACCCAAACCTCCGAAAAGATTGTTGAGGAAATCGTTAAATTAATATCGAGTGGCAAACTTAAACCGGGACAGGCGTTACCACCGGAGCGAGAGTTGGCTTCACGACTGGGTGTCAGTCGAGTGGCCTTAAGAGAAGCGATAACGTCTCTTGCAATGCTGGGAATTGTTGAGAAGCGCTGGGGGAAGGGTAATTTTATCTCGGAACAGCTGAATTTGTCAATTGTTCAGAGGTTTACGAAACATTTAATAATTTCAAAGCAACTGGAAATATTTGAGGTTATGGAGGCAAGACTTGCAATTGAAAGTGAGTTGGCTGCTTTCGCTGCCCTTAGACGAACTGAAGAAGATATCGAAAGGATTCAAAAGGCGCTTGACAAATACTTGAACACAAGTCGAAAGAGCATCAAGAGAGTTGAGTATGACAAGGAGCTTCATTTTGCAATTGCGAAGGCCGCTAAAAACAGTATTCTGGAAAGCCTCCAGAATGCCGTGATGAATAAGGCTTTTGAGGTTATTAAGATCACGACGAAGGTAGGTATTGCGTACAAAAATACGGAAGAAGAACACAAGAGAATTGTTACCGCGATCATCAGTGGGAATCCCGAATTGTCGAGAATAGAAATGACCAAACATTTATTGATGGCAACGGAAAGGGTTTTCTCCTCAGAGAAAGTTTTGGATAAAGCGGTTTCTGAAAGATTACAGTGCTTAATAAAAGGTTTACTAACGAAGTAG
- a CDS encoding bifunctional 4-hydroxy-2-oxoglutarate aldolase/2-dehydro-3-deoxy-phosphogluconate aldolase translates to MHKDEVAALIEKERFIAILRTSSTEDAVEKGVTLSEEGVKLIEVTFTVPNATEVIKELKERCPDAVIGAGTVINLDMCVEALEAGAEYIISPNFDPEVSKFCAERDICYIPGVMTPTEIVNAYLAGNTILKLFPGDILGPAFIKAMKGPFPNVNFIVTGGVSPDNVLEWLKTGAFGVGMGGSLVSGSKEEVRERIRNVLKKIRELS, encoded by the coding sequence ATGCACAAAGACGAAGTAGCTGCTTTGATCGAAAAGGAACGGTTTATAGCAATTTTGCGTACCAGCAGTACGGAAGATGCAGTAGAAAAAGGTGTTACCCTGAGCGAAGAAGGTGTCAAGTTGATTGAAGTAACCTTTACAGTTCCAAACGCAACGGAGGTCATAAAAGAACTTAAAGAAAGGTGTCCGGATGCTGTTATAGGCGCTGGTACCGTCATTAATTTGGACATGTGTGTTGAAGCGCTGGAAGCCGGTGCTGAATACATAATCTCACCAAACTTTGATCCGGAAGTTTCAAAGTTTTGTGCAGAGAGAGATATTTGCTACATTCCCGGAGTTATGACACCAACTGAAATTGTGAATGCCTATCTGGCTGGTAACACTATTCTCAAGCTTTTTCCTGGAGATATTCTAGGACCAGCGTTCATCAAGGCTATGAAGGGGCCATTCCCGAACGTGAATTTTATTGTCACAGGCGGAGTTTCACCAGACAACGTTTTAGAGTGGCTCAAAACAGGTGCCTTTGGTGTTGGTATGGGTGGTTCTCTGGTAAGTGGATCAAAAGAAGAGGTCAGGGAAAGAATTAGGAATGTATTGAAGAAGATAAGGGAACTTTCTTAA
- a CDS encoding gluconokinase, translated as MKRYYIGVDVGTSSTKAVVFDEEALEVRYKAVENYAYSFDEKIGITIRPKDIEAALERCLRDAANFLRELSSDRKEIYLVVDTMLHSLLFLDSDMKPVANIIPWTNDLGTTEAIKILKNESVATLLHSRTGCPVAPTYPFYKLIWFSKNEQDFLKQVTKIASVKDYIIHLLTDSHFVDKSIASGSGCYDIRADRWADDLLRDFAKVDSSKFPSAVSGNTVLKPSKFLTSLFDEKNFDLRVIVGTSDGAASSMGTTFGDSSLITISMGTSAAIRRITSKIPDVEDMPGFGPWCYIFDDNNYIVGSATNNCGNVLNWWKDNYLKSSDYTPYEQTLNRILNDEARIQKPNNYRVLFKPTVFGMRSIRWIPYQKGEFYNLSPHTSVDDLTAAVIEGLVFKFRRAVNVVEEVTRKLLGDVTGFVASGGLLEIPGFGNLLSTVLNRGIFYRSNRYDAVLGTVLFALRLVNKAQFEKFVNTNKETKIISPTLKFVGFYEGLYQAWTEKIEESEKRTLDEILKS; from the coding sequence GTGAAGCGTTACTATATTGGAGTAGACGTTGGAACTTCGAGTACTAAGGCTGTTGTCTTCGATGAAGAGGCACTTGAAGTTAGGTACAAAGCTGTTGAGAACTACGCGTATAGTTTCGATGAAAAGATCGGCATTACTATAAGACCGAAAGATATTGAAGCGGCTCTGGAAAGATGTCTAAGAGATGCAGCGAATTTCTTGAGAGAGCTTTCTTCGGATAGGAAAGAAATATATTTGGTCGTAGATACTATGTTGCACTCGTTACTTTTCTTAGACAGCGATATGAAACCTGTTGCCAACATCATCCCATGGACCAATGATTTGGGAACAACAGAAGCGATCAAAATCCTCAAGAACGAATCGGTAGCGACGCTCTTACATAGCAGAACAGGTTGTCCTGTTGCGCCAACGTATCCATTCTACAAGTTAATATGGTTTTCAAAAAATGAGCAAGATTTTCTGAAACAAGTGACTAAGATTGCGTCTGTGAAGGACTATATAATCCATCTCCTTACGGATTCACATTTCGTTGATAAATCAATCGCAAGTGGTTCGGGCTGCTACGATATTAGAGCTGATAGATGGGCAGATGACTTGCTGAGAGATTTTGCTAAGGTTGATTCATCAAAATTTCCAAGTGCAGTTTCAGGAAATACGGTGCTAAAACCCAGTAAATTCTTGACGAGCTTATTCGATGAAAAAAATTTCGATCTAAGGGTCATTGTTGGAACCTCTGATGGAGCTGCATCGAGTATGGGGACAACGTTCGGCGATAGTAGTTTGATTACGATATCGATGGGAACAAGTGCTGCGATCAGAAGAATCACCAGTAAGATCCCTGATGTTGAAGATATGCCTGGGTTTGGCCCGTGGTGCTATATATTCGATGATAACAACTATATAGTCGGAAGCGCTACAAATAATTGCGGCAATGTTTTGAACTGGTGGAAAGATAACTATCTGAAGTCAAGTGATTACACTCCATACGAACAGACTCTTAACCGGATTTTGAACGATGAAGCAAGGATTCAAAAACCTAATAACTATAGGGTACTTTTTAAGCCAACTGTTTTTGGAATGCGCTCGATCAGGTGGATACCGTATCAGAAAGGAGAGTTTTATAATTTATCACCACATACAAGTGTTGATGACTTAACAGCCGCAGTTATCGAAGGGTTGGTGTTTAAGTTTAGAAGAGCCGTCAATGTGGTCGAGGAAGTCACACGCAAACTATTAGGAGACGTTACTGGATTTGTGGCTTCAGGAGGGTTGTTGGAAATACCGGGGTTCGGGAACTTGCTCTCAACCGTATTGAACCGAGGCATTTTTTACAGGAGTAATAGGTACGACGCTGTGCTTGGAACCGTTCTTTTTGCTCTAAGATTAGTCAACAAAGCCCAGTTCGAAAAGTTTGTGAATACCAACAAGGAAACGAAAATCATATCGCCGACATTGAAATTTGTGGGCTTTTACGAAGGTCTGTATCAAGCATGGACTGAAAAAATAGAGGAAAGTGAAAAGCGCACTCTTGATGAAATTCTAAAGAGCTAA